The proteins below are encoded in one region of Oncorhynchus nerka isolate Pitt River linkage group LG15, Oner_Uvic_2.0, whole genome shotgun sequence:
- the LOC115123762 gene encoding osteocalcin 2a isoform X2, which yields MKSLTLLTICAILSVSLSMNDLSLDVVLDPAPDPATEPAPAADSSASSSASSSSSSASDSSASASDSSDSDSSSASSESSSESTSAEAEDPAAATEPEVIMKRDLASVLLRRKRAAGQAAAAFTLTQVESLSEVCELNLACEHMAETAGIVAAYTAYYGPPPF from the exons ATGAAGTCTCTGACTCTCCTGACCATTTGTGCCATTCTGTCGGTCTCTCTGTCCATGAACG ATCTGTCTCTTGATGTGGTTCTCGATCCTGCTCCTGACCCTGCCACTGAACCAGCACCAGCCGCAGACTCCTCCGCATCTTCATcagcttcctcctcttcctcctcggcTTCCGACTCATCAGCCTCTGCCTCAGACTCCTCGGACTCAGACTCTTCCTCAGCCTCTTCAGAGTCTTCTTCAGAGTCAACTAGTGCTGAAG CAGAGGACCCAGCTGCAGCTACAGAGCCAGAAGTGATTATGAAGAGAGACCTGGCCTCAGTGTTGCTGAGGAGGAAGAGGGCGGCTGGACAAGCAGCTGCTGCCTTCACCCTCACCCAGGTGGAGAG TCTAAGTGAGGTGTGCGAGCTCAACCTGGCCTGTGAGCACATGGCGGAGACAGCAGGCATCGTTGCAGCATACACAGCATACTATGGACCACCTCCCTTCTAA
- the LOC115123762 gene encoding osteocalcin 2a isoform X1 — MKSLTLLTICAILSVSLSMNDLSLDVVLDPAPDPATEPAPAADSSASSSASSSSSSASDSSASASDSSDSDSSSASSESSSESTSAEATAEDPAAATEPEVIMKRDLASVLLRRKRAAGQAAAAFTLTQVESLSEVCELNLACEHMAETAGIVAAYTAYYGPPPF; from the exons ATGAAGTCTCTGACTCTCCTGACCATTTGTGCCATTCTGTCGGTCTCTCTGTCCATGAACG ATCTGTCTCTTGATGTGGTTCTCGATCCTGCTCCTGACCCTGCCACTGAACCAGCACCAGCCGCAGACTCCTCCGCATCTTCATcagcttcctcctcttcctcctcggcTTCCGACTCATCAGCCTCTGCCTCAGACTCCTCGGACTCAGACTCTTCCTCAGCCTCTTCAGAGTCTTCTTCAGAGTCAACTAGTGCTGAAG ctaCAGCAGAGGACCCAGCTGCAGCTACAGAGCCAGAAGTGATTATGAAGAGAGACCTGGCCTCAGTGTTGCTGAGGAGGAAGAGGGCGGCTGGACAAGCAGCTGCTGCCTTCACCCTCACCCAGGTGGAGAG TCTAAGTGAGGTGTGCGAGCTCAACCTGGCCTGTGAGCACATGGCGGAGACAGCAGGCATCGTTGCAGCATACACAGCATACTATGGACCACCTCCCTTCTAA
- the LOC115123761 gene encoding target of Myb1 membrane trafficking protein-like isoform X1, protein MEFLIGSPFSSPVGQRIERATSAALHAEDWALNMEICDIINETDEGPKDAVKAVKKRIVGNKSFMEIMLALTVLEACVKNCGHRFHVLVASQDFVEGVLVRAILPKNNPPTTLHDRVLSLIQAWADAFRSSPSLGGVVCVYEDLRRRGLEFPMTDLDALSPIHTPLRSIPENDSSVTVPAPPPQSQTPRGPAASSPTQAALTAVPPQLSDGPISISPEQAQKLRVDLALVRGNLTVMTEMLNQLTPGQSPQEDSELLQQLYQVCREMQSRVVELIPRLLDEGLIEELLVVNDDLNNAFIRYDRFDRLNKAQRTATEQQTPARANLIDLSPVPQSLSQPATTSAAASQPAFSAPSNQRQAANHSAPEEDEFDMFAQTRGSSLADQRKSMRYEDPGAVEGLAGALDTRLQVTGAIPSSKPGPKNSTLGDIDRWLSADTETQPEAGDREGLTSEEFDKFLEERAKVADHIPSTHSLPPVSSRPPPQSARPQESFHDQLFSL, encoded by the exons ATGGAGTTTCTCATAGGAagccccttctcttctcctgttGGACAACGAATTG AACGAGCCACCAGCGCCGCGCTGCATGCAGAGGACTGGGCCCTTAACATGGAGATATGTGACATCATCAACGAGACCGACGAAGG ACCCAAAGATGCAGTCAAAGCCGTAAAGAAGAGGATTGTTGGTAATAAGAGCTTCATGGAGATCATGTTGGCTTTGACA GTTCTGGAGGCATGTGTAAAGAACTGTGGCCACCGGTTCCATGTTCTAGTGGCGTCCCAGGACTTTGTGGAGGGGGTTCTGGTCCGAGCCATCCTGCCCAAGAACAACCCTCCCACCACCCTGCACGACCGGGTGCTGAGCCTCATACAG gcgTGGGCCGATGCGTTCCGTAGCTCTCCCTCTCTAGGAGGTGTGGTCTGTGTGTACGAGGATCTGAGGAGGCGGGGCCTGGAGTTCCCTATGACCGACCTGGACGCCCTCTCCCCCATCCACACCCCCCTCAGG AGCATTCCAGAGAACGACTCCTCTGTTACAGTGCCAGCTCCACCGCCTCAGAGTCAGACTCCCCGTGGCCCTGCTGCCTCGTCCCCTACCCAGGCTGCACTGACTGCCGTGCCCCCACAACTCAGCGATGgacccatctccatctctcctgaaCAG GCCCAGAAGCTGAGAGTTGACCTGGCTCTGGTCAGGGGGAACCTGACTGTGATGACTGAGATGTTGAACCAGTTGACGCCTGGACAGAGCCCACAGGAGGACTCGGAGCTACTGCAg CAGTTGTACCAGGTGTGCAGGGAGATGCAGAGCCGTGTGGTGGAGCTGATCCCCAGGCTGCTGGACGAGGGCCTCATAGAGGAGCTGCTGGTCGTCAACGATGACTTAAACAATGCCTTCATCCGCTACGACAG GTTTGACAGACTCAATAAGGCCCAGAGAACAGCTACAGAGCAG CAGACTCCTGCCAGGGCCAACCTCATTGACCTCAGCCCTGTGCCCCAGTCCCTCAGCCAACCAGCAACCACCTCTGCGGCCGCCAGCCAACCCGCATTCAGCGCTCCCTCCAATCAGAGGCAGGCAGCCAACCACA gtgCACCAGAGGAGGATGAGTTTGACATGTTTGCCCAGACCAGGGGCAGCTCTCTGGCCGATCAGAGGAAGAG tatgcGGTACGAGGACCCAGGAGCAGTGGAAGGACTGGCTGGAGCCCTGGACACCAGGTTACAGGTCACTGGAGCG atTCCTTCGTCTAAGCCTGGCCCTAAGAACTCCACCCTGGGAGACATTGACAGATGGCTGTCTGCGGACACAGAAACG CAACCAGAGGCTGGGGACAGGGAAGGGCTGACCAGTGAGG aGTTTGACAAGTTTCTGGAGGAAAGGGCGAAGGTGGCCGACCACATTCCCTCAACACACAGCCTGCCCCCCGTCTCGTCCAGGCCCCCGCCTCAATCCGCCCGGCCACAGGAGAGCTTCCATGACCAGCTTTTCTCACTCTGA
- the LOC115123761 gene encoding target of Myb1 membrane trafficking protein-like isoform X3 translates to MEFLIGSPFSSPVGQRIERATSAALHAEDWALNMEICDIINETDEGPKDAVKAVKKRIVGNKSFMEIMLALTVLEACVKNCGHRFHVLVASQDFVEGVLVRAILPKNNPPTTLHDRVLSLIQAWADAFRSSPSLGGVVCVYEDLRRRGLEFPMTDLDALSPIHTPLRSIPENDSSVTVPAPPPQSQTPRGPAASSPTQAALTAVPPQLSDGPISISPEQAQKLRVDLALVRGNLTVMTEMLNQLTPGQSPQEDSELLQQLYQVCREMQSRVVELIPRLLDEGLIEELLVVNDDLNNAFIRYDRFDRLNKAQRTATEQHHQEHDPMYPLPYSRLLPGPTSLTSALCPSPSANQQPPLRPPANPHSALPPIRGRQPTTVHQRRMSLTCLPRPGAALWPIRGRVCGTRTQEQWKDWLEPWTPGYRSLERFLRLSLALRTPPWETLTDGCLRTQKRNQRLGTGKG, encoded by the exons ATGGAGTTTCTCATAGGAagccccttctcttctcctgttGGACAACGAATTG AACGAGCCACCAGCGCCGCGCTGCATGCAGAGGACTGGGCCCTTAACATGGAGATATGTGACATCATCAACGAGACCGACGAAGG ACCCAAAGATGCAGTCAAAGCCGTAAAGAAGAGGATTGTTGGTAATAAGAGCTTCATGGAGATCATGTTGGCTTTGACA GTTCTGGAGGCATGTGTAAAGAACTGTGGCCACCGGTTCCATGTTCTAGTGGCGTCCCAGGACTTTGTGGAGGGGGTTCTGGTCCGAGCCATCCTGCCCAAGAACAACCCTCCCACCACCCTGCACGACCGGGTGCTGAGCCTCATACAG gcgTGGGCCGATGCGTTCCGTAGCTCTCCCTCTCTAGGAGGTGTGGTCTGTGTGTACGAGGATCTGAGGAGGCGGGGCCTGGAGTTCCCTATGACCGACCTGGACGCCCTCTCCCCCATCCACACCCCCCTCAGG AGCATTCCAGAGAACGACTCCTCTGTTACAGTGCCAGCTCCACCGCCTCAGAGTCAGACTCCCCGTGGCCCTGCTGCCTCGTCCCCTACCCAGGCTGCACTGACTGCCGTGCCCCCACAACTCAGCGATGgacccatctccatctctcctgaaCAG GCCCAGAAGCTGAGAGTTGACCTGGCTCTGGTCAGGGGGAACCTGACTGTGATGACTGAGATGTTGAACCAGTTGACGCCTGGACAGAGCCCACAGGAGGACTCGGAGCTACTGCAg CAGTTGTACCAGGTGTGCAGGGAGATGCAGAGCCGTGTGGTGGAGCTGATCCCCAGGCTGCTGGACGAGGGCCTCATAGAGGAGCTGCTGGTCGTCAACGATGACTTAAACAATGCCTTCATCCGCTACGACAG GTTTGACAGACTCAATAAGGCCCAGAGAACAGCTACAGAGCAG CACCATCAAGAACACGACCCAATGTATCCTCTGCCCTATAGCAGACTCCTGCCAGGGCCAACCTCATTGACCTCAGCCCTGTGCCCCAGTCCCTCAGCCAACCAGCAACCACCTCTGCGGCCGCCAGCCAACCCGCATTCAGCGCTCCCTCCAATCAGAGGCAGGCAGCCAACCACA gtgCACCAGAGGAGGATGAGTTTGACATGTTTGCCCAGACCAGGGGCAGCTCTCTGGCCGATCAGAGGAAGAG tatgcGGTACGAGGACCCAGGAGCAGTGGAAGGACTGGCTGGAGCCCTGGACACCAGGTTACAGGTCACTGGAGCG atTCCTTCGTCTAAGCCTGGCCCTAAGAACTCCACCCTGGGAGACATTGACAGATGGCTGTCTGCGGACACAGAAACG CAACCAGAGGCTGGGGACAGGGAAGGGCTGA
- the LOC115123761 gene encoding target of Myb1 membrane trafficking protein-like isoform X2, whose product MEFLIGSPFSSPVGQRIERATSAALHAEDWALNMEICDIINETDEGPKDAVKAVKKRIVGNKSFMEIMLALTVLEACVKNCGHRFHVLVASQDFVEGVLVRAILPKNNPPTTLHDRVLSLIQAWADAFRSSPSLGGVVCVYEDLRRRGLEFPMTDLDALSPIHTPLRSIPENDSSVTVPAPPPQSQTPRGPAASSPTQAALTAVPPQLSDGPISISPEQAQKLRVDLALVRGNLTVMTEMLNQLTPGQSPQEDSELLQQLYQVCREMQSRVVELIPRLLDEGLIEELLVVNDDLNNAFIRYDRFDRLNKAQRTATEQTPARANLIDLSPVPQSLSQPATTSAAASQPAFSAPSNQRQAANHSAPEEDEFDMFAQTRGSSLADQRKSMRYEDPGAVEGLAGALDTRLQVTGAIPSSKPGPKNSTLGDIDRWLSADTETQPEAGDREGLTSEEFDKFLEERAKVADHIPSTHSLPPVSSRPPPQSARPQESFHDQLFSL is encoded by the exons ATGGAGTTTCTCATAGGAagccccttctcttctcctgttGGACAACGAATTG AACGAGCCACCAGCGCCGCGCTGCATGCAGAGGACTGGGCCCTTAACATGGAGATATGTGACATCATCAACGAGACCGACGAAGG ACCCAAAGATGCAGTCAAAGCCGTAAAGAAGAGGATTGTTGGTAATAAGAGCTTCATGGAGATCATGTTGGCTTTGACA GTTCTGGAGGCATGTGTAAAGAACTGTGGCCACCGGTTCCATGTTCTAGTGGCGTCCCAGGACTTTGTGGAGGGGGTTCTGGTCCGAGCCATCCTGCCCAAGAACAACCCTCCCACCACCCTGCACGACCGGGTGCTGAGCCTCATACAG gcgTGGGCCGATGCGTTCCGTAGCTCTCCCTCTCTAGGAGGTGTGGTCTGTGTGTACGAGGATCTGAGGAGGCGGGGCCTGGAGTTCCCTATGACCGACCTGGACGCCCTCTCCCCCATCCACACCCCCCTCAGG AGCATTCCAGAGAACGACTCCTCTGTTACAGTGCCAGCTCCACCGCCTCAGAGTCAGACTCCCCGTGGCCCTGCTGCCTCGTCCCCTACCCAGGCTGCACTGACTGCCGTGCCCCCACAACTCAGCGATGgacccatctccatctctcctgaaCAG GCCCAGAAGCTGAGAGTTGACCTGGCTCTGGTCAGGGGGAACCTGACTGTGATGACTGAGATGTTGAACCAGTTGACGCCTGGACAGAGCCCACAGGAGGACTCGGAGCTACTGCAg CAGTTGTACCAGGTGTGCAGGGAGATGCAGAGCCGTGTGGTGGAGCTGATCCCCAGGCTGCTGGACGAGGGCCTCATAGAGGAGCTGCTGGTCGTCAACGATGACTTAAACAATGCCTTCATCCGCTACGACAG GTTTGACAGACTCAATAAGGCCCAGAGAACAGCTACAGAGCAG ACTCCTGCCAGGGCCAACCTCATTGACCTCAGCCCTGTGCCCCAGTCCCTCAGCCAACCAGCAACCACCTCTGCGGCCGCCAGCCAACCCGCATTCAGCGCTCCCTCCAATCAGAGGCAGGCAGCCAACCACA gtgCACCAGAGGAGGATGAGTTTGACATGTTTGCCCAGACCAGGGGCAGCTCTCTGGCCGATCAGAGGAAGAG tatgcGGTACGAGGACCCAGGAGCAGTGGAAGGACTGGCTGGAGCCCTGGACACCAGGTTACAGGTCACTGGAGCG atTCCTTCGTCTAAGCCTGGCCCTAAGAACTCCACCCTGGGAGACATTGACAGATGGCTGTCTGCGGACACAGAAACG CAACCAGAGGCTGGGGACAGGGAAGGGCTGACCAGTGAGG aGTTTGACAAGTTTCTGGAGGAAAGGGCGAAGGTGGCCGACCACATTCCCTCAACACACAGCCTGCCCCCCGTCTCGTCCAGGCCCCCGCCTCAATCCGCCCGGCCACAGGAGAGCTTCCATGACCAGCTTTTCTCACTCTGA
- the LOC115123764 gene encoding noggin-2-like: MDVLINWLRSVLLCWTYLVVFLTSATSMIPNQEQVRSETPMGQKDTYFDDVSFLRTRSSSFVSSSQLIRPYSLSMNEEDYHYAPKPKHLRHNRLLRILGSSFDPFWMSIERPAEARVDTDASGGQTASRGDPPALSNYTTNEGFNFDASPELTEGAARYQRKLQNDAEDLDLSELPADVASTLRDWLVRSATCGMRYQWVKLAPVFWPRWLRHTDCEKSGGSRSCSFPSGMACRQAQTTQIKILAWHCWSSEERGGDGLREMAGIDRGTVVVGTGVAGRKCLWRQVPYPVVTACKCSCK, translated from the coding sequence ATGGATGTATTGATAAATTGGTTAAGGAGCGTTTTACTGTGCTGGACATATCTGGTTGTCTTTCTCACCAGCGCAACTTCAATGATTCCCAACCAGGAGCAGGTGCGCAGTGAAACCCCTATGGGCCAAAAGGACACATATTTCGATGATGTATCCTTTCTACGGACCAGATCAAGTAGTTTCGTATCTTCCTCGCAGCTGATTCGGCCATATTCACTCTCGATGAATGAGGAGGATTACCATTACGCTCCGAAACCCAAACACCTGCGGCACAACCGGCTCCTGCGCATTTTGGGCTCGTCTTTTGATCCGTTCTGGATGTCCATAGAACGCCCAGCCGAAGCAAGGGTCGACACCGATGCGTCTGGTGGTCAAACTGCGTCTCGTGGTGACCCGCCCGCTTTATCAAACTACACCACCAACGAGGGGTTCAACTTCGACGCGTCTCCAGAGCTGACAGAGGGTGCAGCGCGCTACCAACGAAAACTACAAAACGACGCAGAGGATTTGGACTTGAGTGAACTTCCTGCAGACGTTGCCAGCACTCTGCGTGATTGGCTGGTCCGCTCGGCCACCTGTGGAATGCGCTACCAGTGGGTAAAATTAGCTCCAGTGTTCTGGCCCCGCTGGTTACGCCACACCGATTGCGAAAAATCTGGTGGCTCGCGGAGTTGCTCTTTCCCCAGCGGGATGGCATGCCGGCAGGCCCAAACCACACAGATAAAGATACTGGCCTGGCACTGCTGGAGCAGCGAAGAGAGAGGCGGGGATGGGTTAAGAGAGATGGCCGGGATCGACAGGGGGACTGTGGTGGTGGGGACAGGTGTTGCAGGCAGAAAGTGTTTGTGGAGGCAGGTACCTTATCCTGTGGTTACAGCGTGTAAATGTTCATGCAAATAG
- the LOC115123763 gene encoding GTPase IMAP family member 4-like encodes MASERSPNVYGGPPPESDLRLLLLGRVGAGKSTVAKTILGRENFRSEGGMCVKKQGEVAGRTVTVVDTPGWDTVKYTSTHIKQEIKNSVTLCPPGPHALLLVVPMGDPLSSAERKAIRYHMELLSVRAWKFTMVLFVSEAEEKCTSIEQNQMIDRAKTILAKCGDRHHLLECGNSPPQISELLTKLDAMVAENCEEFLIPQVYYELMETMPREVTELRRMYEDREDRLKQKYKMELKEKEEELKKYREEKPKERLMKRTSSSQLLPPSISTEKQDGSVMADLQKVDLQAVKQGYREEALSVVGHYVKPLIVIMTAVVGALMGAVAGAEHGTLGACLGIPIGIILAVLVSYAVRGAATAARDISITVKAEGNESQRREERAGFFLDSPKSKRFDKDQ; translated from the exons ATGGCGAGTGAACGCTCCCCAAATGTTTATG GGGGTCCTCCTCCAGAGTCAGATCTTAGACTCCTGCTGCTTGGGAGAGTAGGAGCTGGGAAGAGTACAGTAGCCAAAACCATCCTGGGCAGAGAGAACTTCCGGAGTGAAGGAGGCATGTGTGTGAAGAAGCAGGGTGAGGTGGCTGGAAGGACCGTCACCGTGGTGGACACCCCGGGCTGGGACACTGTGAAATACACGTCCACACATATCAAACAAGAAATTAAGAATAGTGTGACCCTATGTCCTCCAGGACCCCATGCTCTTCTTCTGGTGGTGCCCATGGGCGACCCGCTCTCCTCCGCAGAAAGAAAGGCGATTCGGTATCACATGGAGCTATTGTCAGTTAGGGCATGGAAGTTTACCATGGTCTTGTTTGTCAGTGAGGCTGAGGAGAAATGCACATCCATTGAACAGAATCAGATGATCGACAGAGCAAAGACTATTCTAGCGAAATGTGGGGACAGACACCATCTCCTTGAGTGTGGGAATTCTCCTCCCCAGATTTCTGAGCTCCTGACGAAGCTAGACGCCATGGTAGCAGAAAACTGTGAAGAATTCTTAATCCCCCAAGTATACTATGAACTGATGGAGACCATGCCAAGGGAAGTGACCGAGCTGAGAAGGATGTATGAAGACCGAGAGGACAGACtgaaacagaaatacaaaatggaGTTGAAGGAAAAGGAAGAAGAGCTGAAGAAGTATAGAGAAGAGAAGCCTAAAGAAAGGTTGATGAAGAGGACAAGTAGCAGTCAACTACTTCCCCCCAGTA TAAGCACAGAGAAGCAGGACGGGTCGGTAATGGCTGACCTTCAGAAGGTGGACCTACAGGCCGTCAAGCAAGGATACAGGGAAGAGGCCTTGTCTGTGGTGGGCCACTACGTCAAACCACTAATAGTGATTATGACTGCTGTAGTGGGGGCACTCATGGGAGCAGTTGCAGGTGCAGAACATGGAACACTTGGCGCATGTCTTGGGATTCCTATAGGCATTATTTTGGCTGTTCTTGTGAGTTATGCTGTCCGTGGAGCCGCCACAGCAGCAAGGGATATTTCCATCACAGTCAAAGCCGAGGGAAATGAAAGCCAGAGGAGAGAAGAGCGAGCAGGCTTCTTCTTAGATTCTCCAAAATCTAAAAGATTTGATAAGGATCAGTGA